The following nucleotide sequence is from Podospora bellae-mahoneyi strain CBS 112042 chromosome 1 map unlocalized CBS112042p_1, whole genome shotgun sequence.
CGAGAATTGAGACTTGCACAGCTGCAAACTTCGGCCGACGGCGGGTGGCGGCGTCTATTACGATTATCGAACCTGACGCGATAAAATATTTATCTGTCCTCAGAACGAATGAAGCAAGAAATGCTTCAAGGGCGCGCGGAAAGTTCAGCGTAAGCCGATGCAGAATTGATTATGGCGATCTTTTTTTCGCCGGATGCGCGTTGCCTCCTGACAGTGGCAGGAAAGGAACGGGGGGGCCGCACGAAATTCCCAAGAGACAGCAACCGAATGAGTCGAGAACACGCTTAGGCCTTGATTGGCTAGTCGCTATTACGACGAAGCACAGACCACATCTATACTGGAGTGACTTGGTGACATCAGAGGGCACAGGCTACCATTCGATCTAAGCTTCAGCTTGGCTCGAGCTTTGTTTACTCTGGACCGGTCTGCTAGGGGCAACGCGACTGCCATCAGGCCTCAAGGGCAATAAATCGCAACAAACACCAGAATCAAGTCCCCTCTTTTCACCACCACTTGCTGCAGGCACGATCCCAAGCCAGGTACCCGCTACTCTAGCACCTGCGTGCTTGCTTGCATCTTGCATCTTGCATCTTgcatcttttctctttctctttctctttctctcttaaAAGAACCTGTTTGCTTTGTCCACCTGCAATTCTTTTTGCATCCAGGGTCTTTTTCAAAGCTCCCTTGTTTACATGACGGAACGGCGGTTAATAGCAGCAGAACTACAAAATTTCTAAACGGAAGAATCCCATGTATCTTTGATATCTTCATAACATCACCATGTCGGTTCGCAACAATCCGTTCGCGAGGAATGCCTCACCTTCGACAGGTTCGAATGGGCCAGGCGGCGGGCCAGGCAGACCAAAATGGACACTTTtcccctcatcgccctctccaTTCTCGGGAATGGCCTCCGCACCCTCTCACGTCCGCACTCAGTCACAAAACTCGGTTGCGTCAACCATGGCGCCGCCAATGCCCCTCCGCACCGCCAATAGTCATGCTCGTCTACTTTCTAGGGACGCCAGCACCGCGAGCTCGAGCTCGGGCACATTCGCCCCATCATTTATCAAGACGGATGACTTGAGAAAACCCACCGACATTGTCAAGGGAATTGAAGGGGAGAATGACTTTTCTGGCAAGAAATACGTGTGGCTTAAGGATCCACAGACGGCTTTTGTCAAGGGCTGGGTAGTCGAGGAGCTGCCAGGGAACAAGATACTGGTTCAGTGCGATGATGGGAGTGTGAGTATTTGTCCCTATCACCTGGCTGGTACAAACTGACCACCGCGATCTAGCAACGAGAGGTCGACGCAGAAAGCGTCGACAAAGTCAACCCCGCCAAGTTCGACAAGGCTAACGACATGGCCGAGCTGACGCACCTGAACGAGGCATCCGTCGtccacaacctccacatGCGCTACATGTCCGATCTCATCTATACCTACTCTGGCCTGTTCTTGGTCACAGTCAACCCCTACaccccactccccatctACACGAATGAATACATCAACATGTACAAGGGCCGAAACCGGGAGGATAATAAGCCCCATATCTACGCCATGGCCGACGAGGCCTTTCGCAATCTGGTGGATGACAATGAGAACCAGAGTATTCTTGTGACTGGTGAATCAGGTGCAGGAAAGACggaaaacaccaaaaaggtCATCCAGTaccttgctgctgttgcaagGTTGGACTCGACGGCAAAGAGCagggagcagcagcattcTACCCTTTCGGCTCAGATTCTGAGGGCCAATCCCATTCTGGAAGCTTTTGGAAACGCTCAGACTGTGAGGAATAACAACTCGTCGCGATTCGGCAAGTTTATCCGGATCGAGTTTAATCGGAATGGGTCGATTGCTGGTGCCTTCATTGACTGGTATTTGCTTGAGAAGTCCCGAGTCGTGAGGATCAACTCTCAGGAGCGGAATTATCACGTTTTCTATCAGTTGCTCAAGGGCGCTGATAGGAGGCTCAAGCAAGAGTTCCTGCTGGATGGGCTTGATGTGGAGGACTTTGCTTATACCAGGGAGGGCCAGGATACTATCTCCGGTGTGTCGGACCGCGACGAGTGGAACTCGCTGCTGGAGGCGTTTGGGGTTATGGGGTTTGATGAGAACGAGCAGGCGGCCATTCTGAGGACCATTGCAGCGGTGCTCCATCTGGGTAATCTGAATGTTGTCAAGGAGAGCAGGTCTGCGGACCAGGCTCGACTGGCACCGGACGGGAAGGAGGTTGCGGCCAAGGTTTGCAAACTGCTGGGTGTGCCGTTGCAGCCTTTCTTGCAGGGGTTACTGCACCCCAAAGTCAAGGCAGGAAGAGAATGGGTTGAGAAGGTGCAGACTCCGGAGCAGGTTCGGTTCAGTATCGATGCTCTGGCGAAGGGTATCTACGAGCGAGGCTTCGGGGACCTGGTCACGAGAATCAACCGGCAGCTTGACCGGCCTGGGATGGGGCTGGATGATACCAGGTTCATTGGCGTGCTGGATATTGCTGGTTTTGAGATTTTTGAGCACAACAGTTTCGAGCAACTGTGTATCAACTACACGAACGAGAAGCTGCAGCAGTTTTTCAACCACCACATGTTTGTCCTTGAGCAGGAGGAGTACGCCAGAGAAAAGATTGAGTGGCAGTTTATCGACTTTGGGAAGGATCTACAGCCGACGATTGATTTGATTGAGCTGCCGAACCCGATTGGTATTTTCAGCTGCTTGGATGAGGACTGTGTCATGCCCAAGGCGACGGACAAGACCTTTTCGGAGAAGCTGAACTCTTTGTGGGATAAGAAGTCACAAAAGTATCGGCCTTCGAGGTTGGGACAGGGGTTCATTTTGACGCATTATGCTGCCGAGGTGGAGTATTCGACTGAGGGGTGGCTGGAGAAGAACAAGGACCCGATGAACGACAATGTGACTAGGTTGCTGGCTGCTTCGACCGATAAGCATGTCGCGAATCTGTTTGCGGACTGCGCCGAtcaggatgatgaggtgggagggatgaggagcagggtgaagaagggctTATTTAGGACTGTTGCTCAGAGGCACAAAGAGCAGCTGTCTAGCCTGATGGCACAGCTGCATTCGACGCACCCGCACTTTGTGAGGTGTATCCTGCCGAAccacaagaagaaggcgaagcaGTTTAatgggttgttggtgctggatCAGCTGAGGTGTAATGGTGTGTTGGAGGGCATCAGGATCGCGAGGACGGGGTTTCCCAATCGGTTGGCCTTTGCGGAATTTCGCCAGCGTTATGAGGTTCTCGTGAGAGACTTGCCGAAGGGGTATTTGGAGGGGCAGGCGGTGGCGAGGTTGATGCTGGACAAGTTTGGGCTGGACAGGTCGCTTTACCGGGTTGGGCTGACGAAGGTTTTCTTCCGGGCGGGGGTGctggccgagctggaggagaagagagacgCGCTGATTTCGGAGATCATGGCGCGGTTTCAGAGCGTGGCGAGGGGGTACATGCAGAGGAGGATTGCGTTTAAGCGGTTGTATCGGGCGGAGGCGACGAGGGTGATCCAGAGGAATTTCCAGGTATATTTGGATCTTTGTGAGAACCCTTGGTGGCAGTTGCTGGTGAGAATGAAGCCGCTTTTGGGCGCGACAAGGACGGCGacggaggtgaagaagagggatgAGATGATCAAGCAGCTGCATGACAAGATGAAGTTGGAACTGGAGAATCGCCAGAAGCtagaggaggagaggaggaatgTTCATGCGGAGCTCAACAAGATTCAGCAGGTGCTTGAGAGTGAAAGATCGCTTGCGCTGGATAAGGAGGAGATCTTCAAGCGGCTGcagatgagggaggcggagctggaggacAAATTGGCTGGTGCTCTAGATGATCAGGAGAGACTGGAGGACCAGCTTGATAGTCTTCTTGACGCCAAGAAgcgggccgaggaggatgtgaaCAGCTATCGTGCTCAGCTGGAGCAGGCAGCTGGTCTCATTTCTAGGCTTGAGGCTGAGAAATCGGAGCTTGCGGCAAAGGTGGCTGATCTGGAGAAGTCCATTGACGAGatcgccaagaagcagtCTGAACGCAGCGCACAGGAGGCGgctttggaggatgaggtcaagATGCTGCAGAGCCAGCTCTCACTCAAGGATAGGAAGGTGCGAGATATGGAGAGCAAGCTTCTCAAGGCTGATCAGGATCTCGATATTAAGCTGCGGACTGTCGAAAAGGAGCTTCAGACTTCACGAACCAAGAACTCGCAGCTCAGTGCTGAGAACCGGGAGATTCAACAGCAACTTGCGCAATTGTCCAAGACTTCTACCGACTACGAAGACTTGGTACGCAAGAAGGAGAGCGAGCTGGCGTTGCTTCGTTCGGACAATAAGAAGTACGAAATGGAGCGGCGTAGTCTTGAAGATCAGCGCAAGACCCTCAGCGccgagagggaaaagacTGCCGAGCGTCTTCGTGACATTCAGGCGGAACTCACTGCGATGAGGGCTCAACAAGACCAGCTCAAGCGCGAGGCTGCAGATGCCAACAAGCTTCTCCAAGCTCGGCTCTCGGAGGATGCCCAGGCTGATGAGAACCGTCAATTTCTCGAGGCACAGGTCAAGGACTTGAAGGATGAACTTTACAAGGTTCAAATGGAACTTAGTAGAGAACGTCAGTCCCGCGACGATGTTGCCCTTCTTGGCGAGCACAAATACAATACCCTGAAGGAGGAGTACGACCACCTTAATGAGTCCAAGATCACGATTGAGAAGGAGCTCTATGCTCAGCAGGACACTCTTCGCCGTATGATGGAGACgcgggctgctgctgagaaggagcGCGATGAAGCCAGGCAAGAAATCCGAGCTCTTCGTGTGGCCAAGACGCAGGCTGAGGAAGCTCGCCGGGAAGCAGAGATTATCGGGGAAAGGGCTGCTTCCAAGATTGCCCgtgaaaaggaggagagccTGCGCAAGGCTCTGGAGTCTGCCAGCAACAGGGTGAATTCCTTGGAGGAGCAAGTCGCCGACCTGACCTACCAGATTGAGGATCTCAACAAGGTGATTCTTGAGTCTGGAGAGTTTGGACTGAAGAATGACCAGGCCAAGGAGCGGTTGGAACGCGAGCTTGTTACTGTCAAGGGTCGGTTGGCTGCTTCGGAAAACGACAACAAGGCTTTGCTCAATAAGCTGCAACAGAAGGGGCTAGAGATTGCGAGGTCTAGCTCGAGGGCGAGCGAGGCTTCCAGAGGCCAGATCATGGGTCTTCAGCGGGAAAAGGCCAggctggaggagcagaacGCGAAGCTCAATAAGCAGCTTGGTGACTCGCAGGTTACCATCGCGTCTTTGGAGAAGAGACTGGAGAAGCTGCAGCTCAGCTTGGAGGATCTCAACCATGAGGTGGCCAGGGAGGTGCAGAACAGTCGCGCTGCGGAAAAGGCTTCGTCGAGTGCCACCGCGCAACTTGCTGAGGCGAATCGGACTATTGAGTCTGAACGGCAGCTCCGCACACACGCTCAGGGCACGGCCCGCACTTTACAGCAGACACTGGATTCTCGCGACATTGAGCTTGCTGATCTCCGCGGACAGTTGTTGGATGCGCTCAAGATTGTTGACCCTGAGTTTGTGCCTACGATTCAGTCTGAGGGCGGTGCCGACAAGTTCCTCAGCAAGAATCTTGATCTGGCTCGcaagattgaggagctcCAGCAGAATCTCCGAGTCCAGACTGCAGCTCGCGCTAACGCCGAGGCTCATGTTGCAGAGTTGAGAGCAGCTAGGGCTGAGTCTCCGACTAGAACTCGCCATGGGGAGTTCAACCCTAACGAACCCGTCTTTGAGCCTGGCTCGCCGGAACAGAAGCGGTCCAGACCTAGCGGCCGTCATTATTCCGGTGCATctactcctcctcgtcgcttCGTCACGGTCGAGACTGACCATCTCGACTCGGTCAAGTCTGACAAGACAGCTGACATTCTCAGCTTCAACAACCGCCAGGACCtcaaggctgaggttgaggagctgCAAAACCAGCTGCAGATTGCTCACATGCAGAACAGGCACTTGCAGAGCCAGCTTGAGCGGTCTGTGCCGGATCCCCAGGCTACTGTTGATGAGAGTGGGCGTGTTCAAAAGCTGGAGCAGATGAACAGCAAGCTGCACCATATGCTTGATGAGTCTTCGCAGAAGGTGTCTGCGCTTGAAAAGGCGCTTCATGCCGGTGAGCTTTCTCTCCGCGACATCCAGACTAGATCTCACGAGGAGATTCTGGATCTGTTGCATAGCCAAGAGGActcccgccgccgtctcctgTCTGATCACAATGATGCCATTGGGGAATTGGCCCATATCAAGGAGCACTTTGAGAGACTCAGACACGACAGGGCCAAGATCGAACTCGATCTCCGCGATGCCAAGTCCGACCTTCAGGAGATGTCACTCGCGCGAGAGCAGGAAGCCGCCAGCCGAAACCAGCTGCTGCAGGAGTTTGCTGACTTGCAGATCCGCTTGGACTCTGAGACCAGCAAACTGGCTGATGTTGCTGCCAACTTGCAGTTGTACAAGGGT
It contains:
- the MYO1_2 gene encoding class II myosin (COG:Z; EggNog:ENOG503NV0C); protein product: MSVRNNPFARNASPSTGSNGPGGGPGRPKWTLFPSSPSPFSGMASAPSHVRTQSQNSVASTMAPPMPLRTANSHARLLSRDASTASSSSGTFAPSFIKTDDLRKPTDIVKGIEGENDFSGKKYVWLKDPQTAFVKGWVVEELPGNKILVQCDDGSQREVDAESVDKVNPAKFDKANDMAELTHLNEASVVHNLHMRYMSDLIYTYSGLFLVTVNPYTPLPIYTNEYINMYKGRNREDNKPHIYAMADEAFRNLVDDNENQSILVTGESGAGKTENTKKVIQYLAAVARLDSTAKSREQQHSTLSAQILRANPILEAFGNAQTVRNNNSSRFGKFIRIEFNRNGSIAGAFIDWYLLEKSRVVRINSQERNYHVFYQLLKGADRRLKQEFLLDGLDVEDFAYTREGQDTISGVSDRDEWNSLLEAFGVMGFDENEQAAILRTIAAVLHLGNLNVVKESRSADQARLAPDGKEVAAKVCKLLGVPLQPFLQGLLHPKVKAGREWVEKVQTPEQVRFSIDALAKGIYERGFGDLVTRINRQLDRPGMGLDDTRFIGVLDIAGFEIFEHNSFEQLCINYTNEKLQQFFNHHMFVLEQEEYAREKIEWQFIDFGKDLQPTIDLIELPNPIGIFSCLDEDCVMPKATDKTFSEKLNSLWDKKSQKYRPSRLGQGFILTHYAAEVEYSTEGWLEKNKDPMNDNVTRLLAASTDKHVANLFADCADQDDEVGGMRSRVKKGLFRTVAQRHKEQLSSLMAQLHSTHPHFVRCILPNHKKKAKQFNGLLVLDQLRCNGVLEGIRIARTGFPNRLAFAEFRQRYEVLVRDLPKGYLEGQAVARLMLDKFGLDRSLYRVGLTKVFFRAGVLAELEEKRDALISEIMARFQSVARGYMQRRIAFKRLYRAEATRVIQRNFQVYLDLCENPWWQLLVRMKPLLGATRTATEVKKRDEMIKQLHDKMKLELENRQKLEEERRNVHAELNKIQQVLESERSLALDKEEIFKRLQMREAELEDKLAGALDDQERLEDQLDSLLDAKKRAEEDVNSYRAQLEQAAGLISRLEAEKSELAAKVADLEKSIDEIAKKQSERSAQEAALEDEVKMLQSQLSLKDRKVRDMESKLLKADQDLDIKLRTVEKELQTSRTKNSQLSAENREIQQQLAQLSKTSTDYEDLVRKKESELALLRSDNKKYEMERRSLEDQRKTLSAEREKTAERLRDIQAELTAMRAQQDQLKREAADANKLLQARLSEDAQADENRQFLEAQVKDLKDELYKVQMELSRERQSRDDVALLGEHKYNTLKEEYDHLNESKITIEKELYAQQDTLRRMMETRAAAEKERDEARQEIRALRVAKTQAEEARREAEIIGERAASKIAREKEESLRKALESASNRVNSLEEQVADLTYQIEDLNKVILESGEFGLKNDQAKERLERELVTVKGRLAASENDNKALLNKLQQKGLEIARSSSRASEASRGQIMGLQREKARLEEQNAKLNKQLGDSQVTIASLEKRLEKLQLSLEDLNHEVAREVQNSRAAEKASSSATAQLAEANRTIESERQLRTHAQGTARTLQQTLDSRDIELADLRGQLLDALKIVDPEFVPTIQSEGGADKFLSKNLDLARKIEELQQNLRVQTAARANAEAHVAELRAARAESPTRTRHGEFNPNEPVFEPGSPEQKRSRPSGRHYSGASTPPRRFVTVETDHLDSVKSDKTADILSFNNRQDLKAEVEELQNQLQIAHMQNRHLQSQLERSVPDPQATVDESGRVQKLEQMNSKLHHMLDESSQKVSALEKALHAGELSLRDIQTRSHEEILDLLHSQEDSRRRLLSDHNDAIGELAHIKEHFERLRHDRAKIELDLRDAKSDLQEMSLAREQEAASRNQLLQEFADLQIRLDSETSKLADVAANLQLYKGRADEYFAKLENAEIAVLKATRAEQFAKAQAKDAEDACAEMMSERKRLDGTIEDLQLQNQRLEEKIEDMSTDLEAATQAKKRLQHELEDYRNQRANDIEDKESSMEQLRKKYQAEFGTLTKELDLAREEKLFKQAEITRLREELDELRSKWDDEVLNSSTWSKEKARLESTLSDVMASRDEAVNAHNDAQGKIVSLLQQVRNLRTSVDDITAERDNLAREKQSIEARLKEAKAGLEDLANSESPSLRNAANIDKEILELKSGLAQQQDIAAAAVEKMRRAEALVSEVQKDIVAEREASAELHKQKNALEKSLNEVQLKLIDLETKGYSAASHDIKFLHKRIQELESELEQHLNERSKSQRSVRNVDRTVKDLQTQIDRKDRQNVQLQEDMTRMRDKMDKLLKTIEELQASESSNELQARRAERELREERERIMQLERELDSWKAMKDRPSGASVATGASVFGGSVRGKGWRSDGNILVEDGRVPQRKSSISRVPSLKGFL